CCCAAGGGTCTTTTAAATTGTGTTTTTGATGGTTTAGCAGCTAAGGTCCTATAAACCAACACATGTAAAATAGCTTAATAAGTCAAACAATTAGctgttaattttaaaaaatttaattagatgttttttgtcaaattaatGGAATGGTTCGTCTCGGAAGCACCAGTTTAGAAAGACCAAGAAGCCACCCATTAaagcgaaaaagaaaaaaaaaaagcacttctcattgtaaaaaactaaaaactccAACGTCGCCCCATTGGCAGGGGAACACCCGCTTTGCGCGACGCTGGATCTCTTCACAGGTGGCTTAACCCGAGCAAGGTGAACTCTCGTAATGGCCATCATAGTTCTTGCAGAGTCTGATTTACGCTTTATTATCTGTTGATGGATGGAGGACAATGATTGTGCCCCCTGGCTCTAGAGTCTCAACTCCCTCCACAGTCTTCAACGCATGCATCAAACATGGCACGATCCTCGATGCTTCATGCACGCCTTATCGTGGCCTTTCCTCCATTAAAGCAACGGAAATCGGAGAAAATGCTCTTCGGGTGtctgaggaacaagtttcataTGAACTAATATTTGTGAGCGCGCATGCATTCAAATTGGAAGACGCTGCGGAGGATCTTGCAGTTTGCAGTAAGAGAGGCTCCTGGATTATTTCGATCACGAGACTTCTTCCTCTAACTGCCCTCCCGAAAACAAATCTAAATTAAGACAGAGTTCCGATCCAGTGTGTATAGTTTAACTACTAACTGGAGGAAATCATGAAACCGCAGTTATCTAGTTCATCCCTCTGTACCAACATGTACATTAGTTTTTACACTCTTGTTAGCGTCAAGACGAGATGGCCAAAGATTGTATACGTATAGGCGTGTAGCAGTTCGTGTTCgtctttttttctaattttttccgTTCATCTCTTGTATCTGCCGCAAACAGATATAGATGTAGGTGCATGGGAGGTATATCTCCGGCGAGCCTCCGGCGTTTGGAAAATATAAGCTAAGCACAGACGCATACCGATTATGGAATACTGCCAGCATCATCACAGTCAAATAATACAGCGCAGTTTCTGATATTCGATGAATGCATTAGTAATTTTGAGAGACAGAGAAGTGGCGCTTGACGGTTAGTTCTTTAGCGGCAGGAATTGAAAGAACCGGCGCCCATGGCCACCGTGCTCCTCTTCCAAGAACATGGTGGTGAATGTGCCGTCGCTTTCAAAGCGACGCTGCTCCTGCCTTTCCTTGCGAGAGCATTTCAGAGGGGCGTCCGAGTCGCTGTGCAGAGGGAAGAGATCAAGCGTCTCTGTAAGTCGGGTGCCCATCCGACCACTAGTCTCTGCTGCCCCCTCGCCTGGTTGGGCACGGGCTCGGAGGGACGCTGCACTACTAGGTCCGGTCTGAAGGACAACACCATCTGGAGGGCAAAGCTGCGGCTGCTGCAACACTAATGAGGGGGACTGCACCCTCTCTGCTGCTGCGCTTATCGTCCTTCCGCACGCAGAATCGTgctcctgctgctgctgctgccgccgcTGGCGCTGCTGTTTGTGTAATTCTCCATCCCATCCGATCCATTTGTCCCCTTGGCTCTCCTGCCattacaaaaaccaaaaaccgTCATGTTCCATTCCCCAAAAAGACCAACCCGGCCATCCCGACAAAAAGGAGAGATTGcaggcttttcttcttttcacctACTCTCTCCATATATTTTGCCTTGGCGCCGTAAACGCTTTCCACCTCCTGTCGCTATCTCGTTTTCATTAATATCTCAACATTTGCTTTCATTCCAAGCGACAAACTTTTGCCatcataaaacaataatttgcACAAAGATGGGAAATAAGAACCTACATTTGTCCTGTAAGTGGGTGCCCAACTCTTGGTCTTTTCTAACTCGCCCAACCACTCATCTGCCAACaaccaagaacaagaaaatcaagaagataGATAGAACATAGACATAAACAAGAGACCGCCctatttttatatgcatgatGAGTTGAAAAGATACATATTCGTGTTTGTAAATCTGTATCATCTACGAATGCGAGAACGCATGCATAAGAAGTGACATGGATGTGGTTCCACATACGTGGAGGGTCAAGATTCCTGTCAGGGTTGTCGATCTCGAGGACGAGTTCCAACGCCGCTGCTTCCGATCGCCTCCGACGCTTTTGCCGCTCCCGGGCTTTGTGATTCTGAAACCAATAGAAAACATTCTTCCCTTCTATCTTGCCAAACCTGCGGAGCTGTGCTGTGATGTATTGTATCTGTTCAGCTGTAGGCGTCCGAATGCCTCTCCTGTAAAGATCCTCCAGCCAACGCAGCTGCTCTGCAGTCGGACTCCATCTCGAACTCACCGTAGACTGTGGATCTGCGTCCTTCCTCCTCTGTTCTTTACCTGTTAGAGAACTTACACAGTTTAAGCTTAACAGTAAGAACCGGGACAATACCAGGAGCCACCAAGAAGcaaaagtaaaagaagaaagTCGAGTAAGAGGCAGAAGAGGACATACACATCAAGCCAAGGCcaggaagagaaaaagaaatgtacCGGTCGGGAAGAAGTTCAGTGGTAGAATATCCttggttgttgttgttggtGTTGATGATAATGATGACGAAGAGGGATGAGAAGGATGGACGACATGGGAAGGCGGATACTGAGGTCGATGGATGAAAGGTCGAAGTCCTCTTGGGGTCTGGCAGGAATCGGGCGTGGTGTTAAAACTAGTAGCTGTGTCGCCACACTCCATCGTCCCCATCCTTGCGTAATTCTCACGTCGGTGAACGTTAGATGCTTGCTCGCTAGTCTGCCCGCGACACTGTGGATGCTTTATACTCGGAAGACGTCGGTGAAGATGTTGACTGAACACATTCTGTGATTATTTAAGTACGATGGATCCGTGTATATTCTCAAAacgagagatggagagagaagTTGGGTGTGGGTCGTCTCTGGCCGGGGGAAGAGACAAAGGGAAAAGGGGAGCCGTGGCCCGTGGAATTCCGGGAATTATCGGTAGTCGAGGATTAAAAACGACGTGACGATGATGAGTGACATCATAAGGCTTGTCACCTTtgcttcttccatttcttggtTACTGCAAACTCGTGCCTTTTAGTGGACTCTCATCGTAAACTTTGGAGAAGTAGGTTTTTACGACGCCTTGCAGATCAGAGCAAGCAAATCGCTATGATGGTCGTCGTCTGGTCTACTTAATCTTGTTGTTAActtacataaaattttcaaatccaaacagtGTTTGTCATTAAGAGAAAGTAACAGATTTGATTTCAGCGAACTCTTTTCTGTAGAGCAGTGCAAGACCAAAGGCTCACTACTCACTAGCTTCTCCTTGTGACCTTATGATAACGCAGATATACTTAAAGATTTGTGGACATACTAGAAATCTTCCTATCCAA
Above is a window of Nymphaea colorata isolate Beijing-Zhang1983 chromosome 8, ASM883128v2, whole genome shotgun sequence DNA encoding:
- the LOC116259588 gene encoding WUSCHEL-related homeobox 1-like isoform X3; amino-acid sequence: MGTMECGDTATSFNTTPDSCQTPRGLRPFIHRPQYPPSHVVHPSHPSSSSLSSTPTTTTKDILPLNFFPTGKEQRRKDADPQSTVSSRWSPTAEQLRWLEDLYRRGIRTPTAEQIQYITAQLRRFGKIEGKNVFYWFQNHKARERQKRRRRSEAAALELVLEIDNPDRNLDPPHEWLGELEKTKSWAPTYRTNEVESVYGAKAKYMERVGEPRGQMDRMGWRITQTAAPAAAAAAAGARFCVRKDDKRSSREGAVPLISVAAAAALPSRWCCPSDRT
- the LOC116259588 gene encoding uncharacterized protein LOC116259588 isoform X1, with product MGTMECGDTATSFNTTPDSCQTPRGLRPFIHRPQYPPSHVVHPSHPSSSSLSSTPTTTTKDILPLNFFPTGKEQRRKDADPQSTVSSRWSPTAEQLRWLEDLYRRGIRTPTAEQIQYITAQLRRFGKIEGKNVFYWFQNHKARERQKRRRRSEAAALELVLEIDNPDRNLDPPHEWLGELEKTKSWAPTYRTNEVESVYGAKAKYMERESQGDKWIGWDGELHKQQRQRRQQQQQEHDSACGRTISAAAERVQSPSLVLQQPQLCPPDGVVLQTGPSSAASLRARAQPGEGAAETSGRMGTRLTETLDLFPLHSDSDAPLKCSRKERQEQRRFESDGTFTTMFLEEEHGGHGRRFFQFLPLKN
- the LOC116259588 gene encoding WUSCHEL-related homeobox 1-like isoform X2; the protein is MGTMECGDTATSFNTTPDSCQTPRGLRPFIHRPQYPPSHVVHPSHPSSSSLSSTPTTTTKDILPLNFFPTGKEQRRKDADPQSTVSSRWSPTAEQLRWLEDLYRRGIRTPTAEQIQYITAQLRRFGKIEGKNVFYWFQNHKARERQKRRRRSEAAALELVLEIDNPDRNLDPPHEWLGELEKTKSWAPTYRTNESQGDKWIGWDGELHKQQRQRRQQQQQEHDSACGRTISAAAERVQSPSLVLQQPQLCPPDGVVLQTGPSSAASLRARAQPGEGAAETSGRMGTRLTETLDLFPLHSDSDAPLKCSRKERQEQRRFESDGTFTTMFLEEEHGGHGRRFFQFLPLKN